CGTGACCCTGGTCTTCTCCGACCGGCCTTTCGCGCTGCGCCGGTGGAAGGTGACCGACGCCCAGGGCATCACCACGCAGGTCACCCTGCAGGACGCGCAGCTCGGCCGCGACCTGCCCGACGATATCTTCGACACCAGCGAGCTCGACCCCTACGGCTTCCGCGGCGGCCCGCAGAACTAGCCGAGGCACCGATCGGTGCGACCAGGGTCCGCGGTGATTGCCGCTGCGGTCCTAGATCAGCCGCCAGGTACGTCTGATGTGGTGCTCCTCGCGTCCGCGCTGACAAGGCCGAGCATCTTCAGCAGATGGATAAGGAGTGGTGACAAGAACATCGGGACTTGAGAGATCGCGACATAGATCGCGAAATCATGACCGGCGGCGGTCCCGATCAGCGCATAGGTGAGCCCGACGTTTCGGTACACGCTGAGGATCGCCGCCGCGACCATGAGATCCCAACCGACCGACCAGAACAAGGCGACGGTCCCGATCACCGTGGCCAACGCGAAGCTGACGGCGAGCAGCAGGAAGATGATGACGCGCTCGGGGTCGGACTCGATCTTCTCAGCGACCCCATCCATGATGCCGACAGCGAAAATCAGCAGCGCCGCCACGGCGCCGATGCGAAGAGCGCCGAAGGCCTGTTTCTTGCTTCTCGCCGGCAGGCGCTTGACCAGCCAGTTGATGAAGATCGAGAGGAAGAGGGGCGTCAGGAGGAACACGCCTACCCGCGAAGCATATTGCGAGATCGAGATATCCAGGCCGTCTCCGCCGAGCGCCTTCCCGAATACCAGAACGGTCACCGGCATGAGGAAAGTCGACAGGACCACGCCGTTGATCGGCAAGCGGCTGTTGATCTTAAAGAGGTGCGCGATGGTCGGGGCTGCGAAGACACTGCCGGATACGGCCGTCGCCAGCACCATCAGATGCAGATCGGCCGGCAGGCTGAAGGCCCAGCCCATGAGAATGACCAGCAAGGGTATGAAGGCCATTTGCCAGAGCATGATACCCCAGACCGAGGGTTCCGGCCTGGTCAAGACCGACACCGGCTGGTCGGTGGACAGCGAGAGCGAGAAGGTCAGGAGCAGGAAAAGGGACGGAAAGACGAGGGGTGCCGCGAACGCCGAGAGCGGCGGAAACACGACCGCCGCGCAGACCAGCACAGCCAGCATAACAGGTACGATCGCGCTGGTTGCAGTTTCTTGTGATTTCAGCATTAGACTGAATAATTCCCCGGTATGGCCACGCAGTACTTAACCCATATTGCTTTATAGTTGGTATCGGAAAATGAATTTAGAATTAAATTGAACGTTTTTTCGAATATTTGGCGAAATTATTATTAAGGTCTTTTTAATTGGTTCTTGGTAGGTCTCGCATACAAGAGGCCATAACTCTTTGAAGGCACAGCGGACAATCGAAGAATGAGACGCTCGTTCGGTATTCTCTGTCTGACCATTGCGGCGATCCTCTGGGCTCCGATTCCCGCACTGACCGCGGCTGAGCGATGGGACATGCCCATGGCCTACGCCCCGGGCAACTTCCACTCGCAGAATGCCTCGATGTTCGCCAAGGCCGTTCTCAGGGCGACCAACGGCGAGCTTGAGATCGTGGTTCACGCCGGCGGTTCCCTCTTCGCCGGCGGAGAGATCAAGCGCGCGGTTCAGACCGGGCAGGCGCAGATCGGCGAACGCCTCATGTCCGCCCTCTCGAACGAGCATCCGCTCTTCGGGATCGATGCGGTGCCGTTCCTTGCGACCAGTTTCGACCAGGCCTGGCGTCTCTACCAGTCCTCCAAGCCCGAGATCGAAAAGCTCCTGCTCGAGCAGAACCTGGTGTTTCTCTACGCGACGCCGTGGCCGCCCCAGGGCCTCTACGCCGACCGCGCGATCAACGGCGTTGGCGACATGCGGGGCATGAAGTTCCGGGCCTACAATCCGGCGACGTCGCGGCTCGCGCAGTTGATGGGCGCGACGCCGACCCAGATCGAGACCGCGGAGCTGTCACAGGCGCTCGCGACCGGCGTCGCGAACTCCCTCATTACCTCGGGCGCAACGGGCGTGGACCGCAAGGTCTGGGAGCATCTCTCGCACTTCTACGATCTGCAGGCCTGGCTTCCGAAGAACATGGTGTTCGTCAACAAACAGGCCTGGAATTCGCTGGATGACAGAACGCGCGCACTGGTCCGCGGCGCGGCGGCCATGGCCGAGGCAACCGGCTGGGCCCGCTCGGAGGACTTGGCCGACCGCTACCTGGCGACCCTTCGCCAGAACGGGATGATCGTCCAGCCACCCGGAGAGAGGCTCGCGCGCGAGGTCCAGGAAATCGGCGATCAGATGACGCAGGAGTGGTTGGCCGAAGTCGGTCCTGCTGGCGAACGGGTGCTCTCCGTGTTTCGCAGTGACCGACAGTTCGCGAAGCGTCGCTAGCCCCTACAGCGGTCGGTGCTCTCTCATGCGCCGCGGCTTGGATCTGCTCTATGCCGCCGGAGCGGGATTGGGCGGCGTGTGCCTCGTTGGGATCGTTCTCCTCGTCGTGGCCCAGGCGGTCTCGCGCTGGCTCGCGACCCCTCTGTCCGGGGTACCCGAGTTCGCCGGCTATGCCATGATCAACGGATTCTTCCTTCCCTTCGCCTACGCCTTCCGCAAGGCCGCGCACATCCGTATTTCGCTGGTCGTTGACAGGCTGAGCGGCAAGGCGCGCCAAGCGGCCGAGCTCATTTGCCTGGCCATAGGCTTCGGCCTCGCGAGCTACTTGGCCTTCTATATCTGCCGCATGGCTCTCTTCTCCTTCCAGATCGGCGACATCAGCCAAGGGGCGGATGCGACGCCCTTGTGGATTCCCCAGGCGGGCCTAGCCGTAGGGGCCATCCTCTTCGCCTTGGCCATCGCCGACTCACTGATTGAATGCCTCGCTGCTTTCCGTCGTCCCGTCTCCGCCGCTCATTCCACGGCATCGACCCAATGAGCGGCGAAACCGTCACCGTCATCATCTACCTGGCGACCCTCTTCGCCCTTCTGGGAAGCGGCGTCTGGGTCGGCCTGACCCTGCTCGGCGTTGGCGTCCTGGGAATCCTGCTCTTCACGCCCCGCCCGGCTGGCGATGCCATGGCCACTATCATCTGGAGCGGGCTTTCCAGCTGGCCTCTGGTGGCGCTGCCCCTGTTCATCTGGATGGGCGAGATTCTGACCCGGTCTCATACCTCGTCCCACCTCTTCACCGGTTTGGCGCCAATCGTGACACGCCTGCCGGGCCGACTGCTCCACGTCAACATTGCCGGATGCACCCTCTTTGCGGCGATCTCCGGTTCCTCCGCCGCCACGGTGTCGACGGTCGGCAAGATTTCGCTGCCGGAGCTGAGGCGGAGGGGCTACCCGGAGTCGATCGCCGTCGGCAGTCTGGCCGGCGCGGGGACCTTGGGATTGTTGATGCCGCCCTCGATCATCCTGATCGTCTACGGCGTCAGCATCAACGAATCCATACCGAGGCTCTTCATGGCCGGCGTCGGGCCCGCGATGGCGCTGGCCCTGCTCTTTGTCGCCTATGTCGCCTCCTGGTCTTTGGCCAATCGGCATCGATTTGCGGACGAGGACGACCCGGAGGCACGCAGCGTCGAACTGTCAAAGACCCTCAGGCTCGTCCCGCTCGCCGCCCTAATCGCGCTCGTTCTGGGCTCGATCTATTACGGCTTCCTGACGGTCACCGAGGCAGCCGCCCTGGGCGTGCTGGGCGCCCTGGCCCTGTCATGGTTGGACGGCAGCCTTTCGCTGAGATCGCTTTTCCAGGGGATAGAAGGCGCGCTGAAGACCTCCTGCATGATCGGCTTGATCTTGGCGGGCTCGGCGACGGTCACGCTGTCCATGGGCTACACCGGGATCCCCAGGACCGTCGCGGAGACAATCTCCGATTTCAATCTCAGTACCGGTGAGCTTCTGCTGCTGCTCGGCCTGTTCTACATCATCCTCGGCATGTTCATCGATGGCATCTCGGCCGTCGTCCTCACGCTGGCGGTCATCGAGCCGATCATCCGGGAGGCCGGCATCGATACCATCTGGTTCGGAATCTTCCTGGTCATCCTGGTTGAAACCGCACAGATCACCCCGCCTGTCGGTTTCAATCTCTTCGTCATCCAATCGATGACGCGGCGCGACATTCTCTATGTGGCGCGCGCCGCTGCGCCGCTGTTCTTAATCATGATCGTCATGCTATTTCTGATATGGCTCTTCCCAAGTATTGTTCTCTATATTCCGACAACACTCTAAAATATTCGCAAAATATTAATCCGTTCTTGTGAGAAGTGTACTGGGTATATTTCTGTTCGGGGAGGACGGGCATCATGGAAGCGGGTCTCGGGGAAGCGAGAAGGGAAGAGACGCCCGTGGCGGCCCAGGCAACCGGTGACTACCTGGCTGACCTGGTGGATGGCGCTGACGCCGGACTCGCAATCTTCGACGCCAACCTTAACCTTATCCGGTCCAACAGCAGCTACGCCCGCCTGTTCGACTACAGTCCCGAGGAAGTTCGACCGGGCGTGCCGCTCCAGGAACTGATCCGTATCAAGCTAGAGCGTGCCAAGATCGATCCAGAGACGATCGTCAGCCGAACCGCTCTGATCACAAAGCAGATCAGGCCCGGGACCAGGTTCGAGTTCAACTTTCGAACGTCGCGCGGAAGAACGCTCAGAATCTCCAGAAACTGTCTGCCCAGCGGCAGCCTGGTGGAAACGGTCCACAGCATCAGCGAAGACAAGTCTGCGCCGCATCTCAACCCGGACGCGGCCCAATTGGCAGAAATGGCCCGCGCCCGCATGACCCATGCCCTGGAATGCATGGCCGACGGTTTCGCTCTCTATGACGCCGATGATCGGCTGGTCACCTACAACCGGAAATACGTCGAATTCAATCCGCATATCGCCGACCTGATCGCTCCCGGAGCGAGCTTCGAGGCCATGCTGCGCGAAGGCGTCGACCGGGCGGGTTTCAATACCGGCTCGATGTCCAAGGAGGACTTCTTCAACTGGCGCATGAAACTGCACCGCGAGCCCGATGCACCCTATGAGGTGCAGTTGGCCGACGGTCGCTGGATCCTGGTTCACGAGAAACGCACCTACGACGGCGGCATCGTCGGCATACGTTCCGACATTACGGAGCTGAAGCGGCGGGAATCCGACATTCTCCGGATGACCCAGGAGCTGCGCCGAAAGAACATCGAGTTCGATACGGCTCTGAACTACATGGTCCAGGGGCTCTGCATGTTCGACGACGAGCAGACACTCCTGGTCTGCAATCGGCAATATCTGGAGATGTATGGCTTCGATCCGGACATCGTGAAGCCGGGCATCAAGCTTCGAGAAATCATGGAGTACAGCGTATCGATCGGAAACTACACCGCTGAAGAAGCGGAAAGGGCGATTGCCGAGCGGCCAGACCACGCGAAGCTCCGTGAACGCGCGACCCTGAAACAGCATCTCAGAGATGGCCGAGTGATCGCCGTCATGCACGAGCCGATGCCGAACGGCGGCTCGATCGCGACATATCAGGACATATCCGATCTCGAGAACCACGAGAAGAGGCTCCAGGAGTACACGAGAAAGCTCGAGATCTCGAACCGGGAGCTTCAGGACTTCGCCTACGTGGCGTCACACGACCTGCAGGAACCGCTCCGCAAGATAGAAGCCTTCAGCGGACGTCTCTCCCACAAGCACGCAGCAGAGTTGTCGGAAGAAGCCCAGGACTTCATCGAGCGGATGCAGCATGCCGTGGTTCGGATGCGGGATCTGATCAACGACCTGCTCGACTTCTCGAGGGTGACAACGAACGCGAGGCCGTTTCAGCGCACTGACCTGAACAGGGTGATCGCCGGCGTCATGTCAGATCTCCAGGTGGCGGTCGAAGAGTCCAATGCGGATGTTGTCATCGAAGACCTGCCGACGATCGACGCGGATCCGACCCAGATGCGCCAACTCCTTCAGAATCTCGTCGGCAATGCTCTGAAGTTCTCCAAGCCGGGGCAGAAACCCAGAATCGAGATCGCCTCGACCATCCTGTCACGGTCCCCGAACGAAGGTCAGCCGGATCTATGCAGGCTGACCTGCAGCGACAACGGAATTGGTTTCGAGAACAAGTACAAGGAGCAGATCTTTACCATCTTCCAGCGGTTGCACGGCCGGGGTGAGTACGAGGGAACCGGCATCGGGCTGGCGACCTGCCGGAAAATCGTCGAGAGGCACCACGGCGAAATCGACGCCGACGGGAAACCGGATCGCGGGGCGACGTTCTTCGTCACGCTTCCGGTATCGCAGGTCTAGAGGCTTTGGCGAGAGGATTACAATGATTCGAGACAGCATAGGTGTATTGGTTGCCGAGGATGACCCCGATGATCGCCTTATGATCAAGGAGGCCTTCGAGGAATACTGCGTTTCGAACCCTCTCACCTTCGTCAAGGACGGCGAGGACCTGATGGATTATCTCTACCGGCGCGGGCCCTATGCCCACCTCGGCGATGAGCCTCTTCCAGGTATCATCCTGCTGGACCTGAACATGCCCAAGAAAGATGGGCACGTTGCCCTTCAGGAGATCAAAGCGGACCCGTCTCTGCGGAGAATTCCGGTCGTGGTGCTCACGACCTCGCGTTCCGAAGAGGATATTGTTCGCAGCTACGGTCTCGGCGTCAGTTCCTTTATCAGCAAACCCGTCACCTTCGATGGGCTCTGCACCGTCGTCAAAGCGCTCCGTCACTACTGGTTCGAGATCGTCGCGCTGCCGAAGAACGATCTCGCCGAGGCTCGATTCAACCGCCGTCCCGGCTGACGGGTGTGTCCCCGCAGGCCCCTTTGATAAGGCGAAGTTAGGAGGAACCAGAGATATGACCGAGTCGGTGGGGATCCTCGTCGCGGAAGACGACCCCGATGATCGCCTGATGATTGGAGATGCTTTCGACGAGAACCGAGTCACCAATCCGCTCACCTTCGTCAAGGACGGCGAGGAGCTGATGGAGTATCTGCAGCGCCGAGGCTCCTACGGGCACCTCGCCGGGCAGCCCTATCCGGGGATCATTCTGCTCGATCTCAACATGCCGAAGAAGGACGGCCGCGTCGCCTTGAAGGAAATCAAAGCCGACCCGGATCTGAGATCTATTCCCGTCGTTGTGCTGACAACCTCGAAGGCCGACGAGGATATCGTCCGAACCTATGGCCTCGGGGTCAGTTCCTTCATAACGAAGCCGGTGACCTTCGAAGGCCTGTGCCGCGTGGTGCAGACCTTGCAGCACTATTGGTTTGAGATCGTCGCGCTACCCCCGAATTGCCGCCCGACGGCTTAACGTGCCTCGTTGATTTTGCGAACTCGGATCGCTGCATTTCCATCTAGCGCCGCGGGCGCGGACGCTCCAATCGGTCTCTCCTAAGCCCCACCATGCCTTTGCTGCGTGTTGGTTAAAGCTGGATCAACTATTCAAACCCAGGAAAAAACTGACCAAGTTTGGTGAAAACTGTAAAAACAAAATAATGACATTTGTTTTATTGAGGTGTGCTGGGGTGTTTACACACTTTTAGTAGTTTTATATTACAAATTCTTAGGTCTATTTAAAAAAACACTTAATATTAACAGGCGGGTATCACGAGGGGGCATCACCGGTGCGCAGGCAAGTAATGCGGGTTCTTGTAGTCGAAGATGACGAAGACGATTTTTTCCTGACGTCTGACGTATTGAAGTCGATTGAACGGGTCCGTTTCGAGACGACTTGGCGTCAGACTTTCAGCGAAGCCTTCAGCACAATCAAGGCCGAACCCTTCGATGTGGCGCTCATCGACTATCGGATCGGAAGCAAGACGGGCATTGATTTCGTGAAGGCGGTTCAAGCCGCCGAGATCGATGTCCCCATGATCCTGCTGACCGGTTTGCGCGATGAGCAGATCGACCTTGCCGCCAGCGAGGCAGGCGCGTCCGACTACCTCAACAAGGACGAGCTCACGCCCAGCGTGGTCGAGCGCTCGATCCGCTTCGCCTGCGCCAACGCAGCGAACCGGCGCTCCCTCGCCGAGTGGGGCAGCCTGCTCCAGACCACCCTCGACAACACCGGCTCCGGCGTGGCCGCCGTAGACGCCTCTGGCAACCTGGTGGCGTTCAATCAGCGACTGGGCGAGATGCTCAGCCAACTCGGGCACCAGATGGGCCCGGTCGCCCTCCAACGCGACCTGCCATGCGAGAGCGACAACGCCTTGGGAGCCTATGTCACGGAAGTGCTTCGACGCATTGAACGCGGACAGCAGCCGAATGGCGAGCTGGAGACGGCGGATGGCCGGGTATTCGACCTGTCGGTGAACAAGACGAGCGAAGGCGGCTGCGTCATCGTGATCCGGGACATCACGGAACAGAGACAGTTCGAGCTCGGCCTGCAAGCCGCCAAAGAGGAGGCAGAGGCGACGAGCCGCTCCAAGACCGTGTTCCTTGCCACGATGAGTCATGAGCTTCGGACCCCGCTTAACGCCATAATCGGGTTCTCAGAACTGATCTTGAATGGTGTCCGGGGTCAGCTGCAGCCCGTTGCCTATCGGGAGTACATTGAGGACATCCTGGTTAGTGGCCGTCACCTCCGAGAATTCATCGACGAGATTCTCGCGTTCTCGAAAGCCGAGGGCGGGCAGAGCGGTATCATCAAGGAGAAGCTCGACCTGAGGTCGGAGCTGGATTTCTGCCTGCGGCTCACGATGCCGAGCGCCGAGGGCAAAGAGATAGAGCTCCAATCGAACCTCGACGACGTCGATTGCTATCTCTGCGCAGATCGGACGTCGCTGCGCCGGATGCTGATAAACCTGCTGTCGAACGCCGTGAAGTTCACGCCCGTGAACGGAACCGTTTCGGTAATGGCGGATCAGCGGGATGACGGCTCTCTTTCGATCTCGGTCTCGGATACGGGAGTCGGCATCCCCGAGGAACATTTGCCCCTCGTTCTCCAGCCCTTTCACCAGGTCAATGCGACGGGGAAACGAACGGTCGAAGGGAGCGGTCTGGGGCTCGCCATCGTGAAATCCCTGGCCCGGCTGCACGAGGCCAAGCTGGAGATACGGTCTACTCTCCAGCAAGGCACCACCGTCGAGATCAATTTCCCCCAGCACGCCGTCATCTCGAAGAACATCAAGAAGCAAGGCCGAAAATCGCCTGCACTTCGGACAATTGCGCTGTAGCAGCAACAGAGTGAATAATTATGATTAAAAACAGTATGCTATTCTTTGATGTTATTTACACATTATTAGAATATTTTCTTTAAGTCTCTGGTAATAGCTTCGGGGAGTTAGGGGGGGCAGGTCTTGTCACAGTCGACCGTTGAGCGAGCTGGCATTGATCGCCGGTTCCTTCCGCGTGCAGATCCGGGTCGAAGGGCAGAGGATGCCGCCGGTCTTACCGTGGCGAGCCATGGCCAGGAGACCGAAGAGGTCGTGCGACCGCTGGTCCACATAGGGCTCCTGCTGGTCTTGTCGATCATCGG
This is a stretch of genomic DNA from Kiloniellales bacterium. It encodes these proteins:
- a CDS encoding response regulator, giving the protein MTESVGILVAEDDPDDRLMIGDAFDENRVTNPLTFVKDGEELMEYLQRRGSYGHLAGQPYPGIILLDLNMPKKDGRVALKEIKADPDLRSIPVVVLTTSKADEDIVRTYGLGVSSFITKPVTFEGLCRVVQTLQHYWFEIVALPPNCRPTA
- a CDS encoding PAS-domain containing protein, which translates into the protein MEAGLGEARREETPVAAQATGDYLADLVDGADAGLAIFDANLNLIRSNSSYARLFDYSPEEVRPGVPLQELIRIKLERAKIDPETIVSRTALITKQIRPGTRFEFNFRTSRGRTLRISRNCLPSGSLVETVHSISEDKSAPHLNPDAAQLAEMARARMTHALECMADGFALYDADDRLVTYNRKYVEFNPHIADLIAPGASFEAMLREGVDRAGFNTGSMSKEDFFNWRMKLHREPDAPYEVQLADGRWILVHEKRTYDGGIVGIRSDITELKRRESDILRMTQELRRKNIEFDTALNYMVQGLCMFDDEQTLLVCNRQYLEMYGFDPDIVKPGIKLREIMEYSVSIGNYTAEEAERAIAERPDHAKLRERATLKQHLRDGRVIAVMHEPMPNGGSIATYQDISDLENHEKRLQEYTRKLEISNRELQDFAYVASHDLQEPLRKIEAFSGRLSHKHAAELSEEAQDFIERMQHAVVRMRDLINDLLDFSRVTTNARPFQRTDLNRVIAGVMSDLQVAVEESNADVVIEDLPTIDADPTQMRQLLQNLVGNALKFSKPGQKPRIEIASTILSRSPNEGQPDLCRLTCSDNGIGFENKYKEQIFTIFQRLHGRGEYEGTGIGLATCRKIVERHHGEIDADGKPDRGATFFVTLPVSQV
- a CDS encoding ATP-binding protein, producing MRRQVMRVLVVEDDEDDFFLTSDVLKSIERVRFETTWRQTFSEAFSTIKAEPFDVALIDYRIGSKTGIDFVKAVQAAEIDVPMILLTGLRDEQIDLAASEAGASDYLNKDELTPSVVERSIRFACANAANRRSLAEWGSLLQTTLDNTGSGVAAVDASGNLVAFNQRLGEMLSQLGHQMGPVALQRDLPCESDNALGAYVTEVLRRIERGQQPNGELETADGRVFDLSVNKTSEGGCVIVIRDITEQRQFELGLQAAKEEAEATSRSKTVFLATMSHELRTPLNAIIGFSELILNGVRGQLQPVAYREYIEDILVSGRHLREFIDEILAFSKAEGGQSGIIKEKLDLRSELDFCLRLTMPSAEGKEIELQSNLDDVDCYLCADRTSLRRMLINLLSNAVKFTPVNGTVSVMADQRDDGSLSISVSDTGVGIPEEHLPLVLQPFHQVNATGKRTVEGSGLGLAIVKSLARLHEAKLEIRSTLQQGTTVEINFPQHAVISKNIKKQGRKSPALRTIAL
- a CDS encoding TRAP transporter large permease subunit, producing the protein MSGETVTVIIYLATLFALLGSGVWVGLTLLGVGVLGILLFTPRPAGDAMATIIWSGLSSWPLVALPLFIWMGEILTRSHTSSHLFTGLAPIVTRLPGRLLHVNIAGCTLFAAISGSSAATVSTVGKISLPELRRRGYPESIAVGSLAGAGTLGLLMPPSIILIVYGVSINESIPRLFMAGVGPAMALALLFVAYVASWSLANRHRFADEDDPEARSVELSKTLRLVPLAALIALVLGSIYYGFLTVTEAAALGVLGALALSWLDGSLSLRSLFQGIEGALKTSCMIGLILAGSATVTLSMGYTGIPRTVAETISDFNLSTGELLLLLGLFYIILGMFIDGISAVVLTLAVIEPIIREAGIDTIWFGIFLVILVETAQITPPVGFNLFVIQSMTRRDILYVARAAAPLFLIMIVMLFLIWLFPSIVLYIPTTL
- a CDS encoding response regulator; translation: MIRDSIGVLVAEDDPDDRLMIKEAFEEYCVSNPLTFVKDGEDLMDYLYRRGPYAHLGDEPLPGIILLDLNMPKKDGHVALQEIKADPSLRRIPVVVLTTSRSEEDIVRSYGLGVSSFISKPVTFDGLCTVVKALRHYWFEIVALPKNDLAEARFNRRPG
- a CDS encoding TRAP transporter substrate-binding protein; amino-acid sequence: MRRSFGILCLTIAAILWAPIPALTAAERWDMPMAYAPGNFHSQNASMFAKAVLRATNGELEIVVHAGGSLFAGGEIKRAVQTGQAQIGERLMSALSNEHPLFGIDAVPFLATSFDQAWRLYQSSKPEIEKLLLEQNLVFLYATPWPPQGLYADRAINGVGDMRGMKFRAYNPATSRLAQLMGATPTQIETAELSQALATGVANSLITSGATGVDRKVWEHLSHFYDLQAWLPKNMVFVNKQAWNSLDDRTRALVRGAAAMAEATGWARSEDLADRYLATLRQNGMIVQPPGERLAREVQEIGDQMTQEWLAEVGPAGERVLSVFRSDRQFAKRR
- a CDS encoding TRAP transporter small permease, whose protein sequence is MDLLYAAGAGLGGVCLVGIVLLVVAQAVSRWLATPLSGVPEFAGYAMINGFFLPFAYAFRKAAHIRISLVVDRLSGKARQAAELICLAIGFGLASYLAFYICRMALFSFQIGDISQGADATPLWIPQAGLAVGAILFALAIADSLIECLAAFRRPVSAAHSTASTQ